One part of the Theropithecus gelada isolate Dixy chromosome 5, Tgel_1.0, whole genome shotgun sequence genome encodes these proteins:
- the C5H4orf36 gene encoding uncharacterized protein C4orf36 homolog codes for MAYGLPRKNTVKTILRGSCYNVQEPWDLALLAKNWYTNLANIKLPFLEEISFGGSVQLTKCNTVKDGLLPSAESIKLEREYEVKRLCKLKCQENTSEEIKLLLRERPAGLRRPLPSK; via the exons ATGGCGTATGGATTGCCAAGAAAGAACACAGTGAAAACCATTTTGCGGGGCAGTTGTTATAAtgt ACAGGAACCTTGGGATCTTGCACTGCTTGCAAAGAACTGGTACACAAACCTAGCCAATATCAAGTTGCCTTTCTTGGAAGAAATTTCATTTGGTGGTTCTGTGCAGCTCACAAAATGTAACACCGTTAAAGATGGACTGCTCCCTTCTGCAGAAT ccatCAAACTCGAAAGGGAGTATGAAGTGAAGCGTCTTTGTAAACTGAAATGTCAAGAAAATACATCGGAGGAAATTAAGCTTCTCCTGAGGGAAAGGCCAGCCGGTTTGAGAAGACCTCTTCCATCTAAATGA